A DNA window from Takifugu flavidus isolate HTHZ2018 chromosome 15, ASM371156v2, whole genome shotgun sequence contains the following coding sequences:
- the LOC130539534 gene encoding zona pellucida sperm-binding protein 4-like has product MEQCKCLFGVVVVVLLACDVTAWRQWMPPVEKVQPQHPLQQPNVSPPTDLVDKCQVEEGQKIRCGTQDVTAEECDHINCCFDGSQCYYGKAVTVQCTSDGQFVVVVARDATWPHMDVDSISLLDTNDPSCTTVDFTTAFAIFQFPVAACGTTMSEEDGYIVYENHMSSSYEVGVGPRGSITRDSHFELLFQCRYSGTAVEALIMEVNDLPPPLAIAAIGPLRVELKLASGECHSKGCRPEESAYSSFYTPAEYPITKLLREEIFVQVNLVERADPNIVLNLEHCWATSTPSPHSFPQWDLLINGCPYGDDHYLTKVVQVDGSSGLQHPNHYKRFTFKMFAFVDNDTMNVQKDTVFIHCNTAVCHPSSTNSCAQPCHRQRRAVATWVPSSQKGFVSSGQIIITKSR; this is encoded by the exons ATGGAGCAGTGCAAGTGTCTGTTTGGAGTTGTGGTGGTTGTTCTCTTGGCTTGTGATGTCACTGCCTGGCGTCAGTGGATGCCGCCTGTGGAGAAAGTGCAGCCTCAGCATCCTCTGCAGCAACCCAACGTCTCGCCGCCCACGGATTTGGTTGACAAGTGCCAGgtggaggaaggacagaagatcCGGTGCGGCACTCAAGACGTCACTGCTGAGGAGTGTGACCACATCAACTGCTGCTTTGATGGATCTCAGTGCTACTACGGCAAAGCAG TGACCGTGCAGTGTACCAGTGACGGCCAGTTCGTGGTGGTTGTGGCTCGGGACGCTACCTGGCCACACATGGACGTGGACTCGATCAGCCTGCTCGACACCAACGACCCCTCCTGCACCACTGTGGACTTCACCACTGCGTTCGCCATCTTCCAGTTCCCTGTGGCAGCATGTGGAACCACGATGAGTGAG GAAGATGGTTACATAGTCTACGAGAACCACATGTCGTCGTCTTATGAAGTGGGGGTTGGACCCAGAGGCTCCATTACCAGAGACAGCCATTTTGA GCTCTTGTTCCAGTGTCGGTATTCTGGCACGGCTGTGGAGGCTCTTATCATGGAGGTTAACGACCTTCCTCCACCTTTGGCCATTGCTGCCATAGGACCCCTGAGGGTGGAGCTGAAACTGGCCAGTGGAGAGTGCCATTCAAAGGGCTGCAGACCAG AGGAGAGCGCCTACAGTTCCTTCTACACACCGGCCGAGTACCCAATCACAAAACTGCTGAGGGAAGAAATCTTTGTTCAGGTGAACCTGGTGGAACGAGCTGATCCAAACATCGTCCTGAACCTGGAGCACTGCTGGGCCACGTCAACACCAAGTCCTCACAGCTTTCCACAGTGGGATCTCCTCATAAATGG GTGTCCCTACGGTGACGACCATTACCTGACCAAAGTGGTGCAAGTGGACGGCTCCTCTGGACTCCAACACCCGAACCATTACAAACGTTTCACCtttaaaatgtttgcatttgtgGACAACGACACCATGAATGTTCAGAAGGACACG GTGTTCATCCACTGTAACACGGCCGTGTGCCAtcccagcagcaccaact